The Bacteroides acidifaciens genome includes a region encoding these proteins:
- a CDS encoding efflux RND transporter periplasmic adaptor subunit — translation MNWNKYLPCILLTTLLGACSGKGEQPNVEPAALCLTDSLLKVVSVDTVHVQEVIDELTLNGRVAFNENQVAHVYPLFGGTVTELKAEIGDFVRKGEVLAVIRSGEVAEYEKQLKDAEQQLLLARRNMHAAQDMYSSGMSSDKDVLQAKQELASAEAEERRIKEIFSIYNFSGNAYYQLKSPVSGFIVEKQISRDMQLRPDQSEELFTISGLSDVWVMADVYESDISKVSEGASVRISALAYPDKTFAGTIDKVYHLLNNESKTMSVRIKLKNEDYLLKPGMFANVSVKCRADGTSMPRIDSHALAFEGGKNYVVVVEPDQRLQVKEVDVYKQLGKECYIRFGLSEGDRVLNNNVLLVYNALNAD, via the coding sequence ATGAACTGGAATAAATACCTTCCTTGCATATTGCTCACCACCTTGTTGGGAGCATGCTCCGGCAAAGGAGAACAACCGAATGTCGAACCTGCTGCCTTATGCCTGACGGACAGTTTGCTGAAAGTCGTATCCGTCGATACGGTTCACGTTCAGGAAGTGATAGATGAACTGACATTGAACGGACGGGTAGCTTTCAACGAAAATCAAGTGGCACATGTATATCCTCTGTTTGGCGGCACGGTGACGGAATTGAAGGCCGAGATTGGAGATTTTGTGCGTAAGGGAGAAGTGCTTGCAGTCATCCGTAGCGGGGAAGTGGCGGAATATGAAAAGCAACTGAAAGACGCGGAACAGCAATTGCTGTTAGCCCGCAGAAATATGCATGCCGCACAGGATATGTATTCGTCCGGAATGTCTTCCGACAAAGACGTGCTCCAGGCAAAACAGGAGTTGGCAAGTGCCGAAGCGGAAGAAAGAAGGATAAAGGAAATTTTCTCTATCTATAACTTCTCGGGAAATGCCTATTATCAGTTGAAGTCGCCCGTATCGGGCTTTATCGTTGAGAAGCAAATCAGCAGGGATATGCAGTTGCGCCCTGACCAAAGCGAAGAGCTGTTTACGATTTCCGGACTTTCCGATGTATGGGTGATGGCAGATGTGTATGAGAGCGATATCAGCAAAGTTTCCGAAGGAGCTTCGGTACGTATTTCCGCATTGGCATATCCCGATAAGACGTTTGCCGGAACGATTGACAAGGTATACCATCTGCTGAATAATGAAAGTAAAACGATGAGTGTACGTATCAAACTCAAGAATGAAGATTATCTGTTGAAGCCGGGAATGTTTGCGAACGTAAGCGTGAAATGCCGGGCGGACGGGACTTCCATGCCCCGCATAGATTCTCATGCACTGGCATTTGAAGGAGGCAAGAACTATGTAGTCGTAGTGGAACCGGACCAGCGCCTGCAAGTGAAGGAAGTAGACGTCTACAAGCAGTTGGGCAAGGAATGTTATATCCGTTTCGGGCTTTCCGAAGGAGACAGGGTGTTGAATAATAATGTATTGCTGGTGTATAATGCATTGAATGCAGATTAA
- a CDS encoding TolC family protein, with protein MNRVFLIFFLLLLTRGVVCARQIPGTLTLKDAEQRFLERNLSLIAERYNIDMAQARVLQARLFENPVISLEQNVYNRLNGKYFDFGNEGETVVEIEQVIRLAGQRNKQVKLEKINKEIAGYQFEEVLRTLRRELNEKFVQVYFLSKSLSIYEQEVNSLQALLAGMKLQQEKGNVSLMEMSRLESMLFSLKKEKNERESELLSLRGEFNMLLNLPADARIPLSLDEEVLKQLDLSRLSFADLKAMINERPDLKIARSTVSASRANLKLQKSMAFPEFSVKGNYDRAGNYINNYFAVGVSLSVPIFNRNQGNIKAARFSIEQAGVQQEDAANRADMELYTAYTSLEKALQLYQSTNMDLERNFEKLITGVNENFSKRNISLLEFIDYYDSYKATCIQLHEIKKDVFLAIENLNTTIGQNILNY; from the coding sequence ATGAACAGAGTATTTCTAATTTTCTTCCTTCTTCTGTTGACGAGAGGGGTGGTATGTGCCCGGCAGATTCCGGGCACGTTGACATTGAAGGATGCGGAACAACGCTTCCTGGAACGTAACTTGTCATTGATAGCCGAACGCTATAACATCGACATGGCACAAGCCCGGGTGCTGCAAGCCCGATTGTTTGAGAATCCGGTGATATCATTGGAACAGAATGTCTATAACCGGCTCAACGGAAAGTATTTCGATTTTGGCAACGAGGGCGAAACGGTTGTAGAGATTGAACAGGTGATTCGTCTTGCCGGACAACGTAACAAACAGGTGAAACTGGAGAAAATCAATAAGGAGATAGCCGGATACCAGTTTGAAGAAGTGCTGCGGACGCTTCGCCGGGAACTGAATGAGAAGTTTGTACAGGTTTATTTCCTTTCCAAATCTCTTTCTATCTATGAGCAAGAAGTAAATTCCCTGCAAGCGTTGCTTGCCGGAATGAAGTTACAGCAGGAGAAAGGGAATGTTTCATTGATGGAAATGTCCCGCCTGGAGTCTATGCTCTTTTCTTTGAAGAAAGAGAAGAATGAACGGGAGAGCGAGCTGTTGTCTCTCAGAGGGGAGTTTAATATGCTGCTCAATCTTCCGGCAGATGCCCGGATTCCATTGTCATTGGATGAGGAAGTACTGAAACAACTTGATTTATCCCGGCTGTCGTTTGCCGATTTGAAAGCAATGATAAATGAACGTCCGGATTTGAAAATCGCCCGGAGTACGGTAAGTGCTTCCCGCGCCAACCTGAAGTTGCAGAAGTCGATGGCTTTCCCAGAGTTTTCGGTGAAAGGTAATTACGACCGTGCCGGAAACTATATCAATAATTATTTTGCAGTGGGAGTAAGCCTGTCCGTACCTATTTTCAACCGTAACCAGGGAAATATAAAGGCTGCCCGGTTCAGCATCGAGCAGGCGGGAGTGCAGCAGGAAGATGCCGCCAACCGTGCGGATATGGAACTTTATACCGCCTATACCTCATTGGAGAAGGCCTTACAACTTTATCAATCTACCAATATGGATTTGGAACGCAACTTCGAGAAACTGATAACAGGGGTAAACGAGAACTTCAGCAAACGCAATATCAGTCTGCTTGAGTTTATCGATTACTACGACAGTTATAAAGCAACTTGTATTCAACTGCATGAGATAAAGAAAGATGTGTTTCTCGCCATCGAAAACCTGAATACAACTATCGGGCAAAATATATTGAACTACTAA